The nucleotide sequence TTGCATTattttgtcatattttataattttcaatactTACGAATTTTCGACCTGTCGTTTTAGGAGGCAATAGACTTTTTGGAGTATCAACTCCCTGCACTTTATTACAATTACGACTATCAGCGAATGATCGCCACACAGGCACTGGAGATACTGCAAGAATGCGCAGCTGAGAAAATGGTACGTATATTATAACAGCAGTAATAGCAAAAATAATGCGatgatgtaaaaataataatattgattATTAAACTTTCAGAATTGCTGGATGCACAGCCTGATCGAGTTGGTAATACAAATCGGAGAGTTTTGCGACCCTGGATTAGAATTTACCGGGGACCGAGAAATCTTGGACACATTGATCAGAGTgtcaaaatatttgaaaccGCTCGATAGCGGTTTTACACCGACTTACGAATAGAGGTAGATTCTAAGATTTTGTTAGTTTTTAATAAGTTAAGTTTAATAAAcgctatttttttctaaatttatatatatttatatattctcATTCACATGTCTCATTTCCCGAATCCTACCCTGTCCAAAGGTATGAAAGCTTTTGAAGCACAATTCCTCAATATCTATACGCAAAATAAATAAGATCTGTACAAATTAATTGACTTTTTGTGTCATTTTGTACGTCGAATTTAACTTTATAGCGATAATTATCTGACTACACGTGTGCATTAAGAACTTGTTTTGCGAGTTGCACGTCTAAAGTTCAAATAATGCAGCCCGAGAAGAGCCGCCGCAAAAGACATGACTATAATTATAAACTGAGtgtccttttttttattcaagtgCTCATAGATATATCAAAGTGACAAAATTTGTCGTCTTATAAATTCACTTACTCTCATATAAGTTTGAATTATCTTGAAACGGTCCGCGAGGTTAGTAAATCAGGAGACAAGCACATCCGAAGAACGACAATAAAGTTTGATCCACCCGGTAATATCTATTGAGTTGACAAAAGCCTTCCCTATCCTCTGAAGTGGGAGACCcaccagaggagagctgctcgtgtGTTGGAGGAGATGAGTAGGGTCTATCCACTACGCACGTCCCGCACACTTAAGTAAACCACGCAGCTATTAGACTCCCCGATAACAACGTGTCGGCACAGAGACGTCCCCGTGACGGCACGAGATGGCGGCATCCACGACAGCACGTGACGTCCAGCTGCCGcagcacagagacggcacgtGACGGCACGGCGAGACAGCACGacgtgccgtctctgtgccgtctctgtgccAGCAGAAAACGCTACCGGCGGCGAGCGATTTTatcgcatataaaaataatgctaaataaaaattagttagaACGCATAACTAAGCATCtacatcataaataattaataaattttgttatatagtataaaaaaaattttatgtaagaaaaaaaaatctgccggGTGTAGGGCTGGAACTCACGATCTTTGGATCAGAAGTCCGAAGCTCTAGCCTCTGAGCCACAACTCTTCTTACAATTTGATGCACAATTGCACCTAATAATCATCgctaataattagaattatgtaataaaataatgtttaaatgtaattcggtttggagagaataaaaaaagtaataaatgtatgctctttactaattaaagtccataattattaataatgcaacATTCTGAGCACGCGGCACGCGTGCTGTCGCTGTGCAGTCTCTGTGCCGTCGCGTACAGACGCCCTAGGTCGAGACAGCAACTGGACGGCACAGTGACAGCACGACGTGCGGCACGTCAAGAGCATGCTCTGCAAAAAAACGCCCACCAGATGTCCCCGCTTGATagcacagagacggcacaCGGACAGCACGCCGTGCGGCACAACAAGTCTCGGTGGAGACAGCACGTGCTGTTATCTGGGctgatgtgtgaggtactacAATCTCACCATAAGTCTATGACCAGATGCGCCACCTAAGAACAGGGTTCTACCATCCTGCACCGGTGACACAACTGATGGGGGAATGGGAGTGGATATACTAATAAAgggtttaaattatttatgtattgttaaatgttattaatttattcctTTGATAATTATTCATAAGTGATACTGGATCTCAGACTACAGGAGAGGGAGTGGACTGCACGcatactcttcgagagcctggggctcatAGACTACTAGGTATGGTGGAGACCGGAGCAAGCAGCGAGTACTGCCATTCACATGTTActcagttgagagccagatcatCAGTATTGCCAGATGGTTTGAAACATTCCCTCTAGGCGGCGCGCGGTTTCCCTCTAGAATACCTCTAGATACATTATATGAAATCCTCTAGAAATCTCTTTAGATATTTAAACCTCAAGATCaaaaaatccaattacccTATACATCTACCATAAgctataaatttataaatttataaatccaTCTACCCCATGCACAACAAGTTTCatataaaaactaatcaaCAAATCCTAAACCCTGTTACCGCATGCAAGTTGTTACTaagaaattacattttttttatatttcgcgCGGTTTATACGCTCATAAAGGTAGTCATTGACAGCTGTATCAACCCAGATAACAGCACGTGCTGTCTCCACCGAGACTTGTTGTGCCGCACGGCGTGCTGTCCGTGTGCCGTCCAGTTGCTGTCTCGACATGCGTCCTAGGGCGTCTGTACGCGACGGCACAGAGACTGCACAGCGACAGCACGCGTGCCGCGTGCTCAGAATgttgcattattaataattatggactttaattagtaaagagcatacatttattactttttttattctctccaaaccgaattacatttaaacattattttattacataattctaattattatcgATGATTATTAGGTGCAATTGTGCATCAAATTGTAAGAAGAGTTGTGGCTCAGAGGCTAGAGCTTCGGACTTCTGATCCAAAGATCGTGAGTTCCAGCCCTACACccggcagatttttttttcttacataaaattttttttatactatataacaaaatttattaattatttatgatgtaGATGCTTAGTTATGCGTtctaactaatttttatttagcgttatttttatatgcgatAAAATCGCTCCCCGCCGGTAGCGTTTTCTGCTggcacagagacggcacagagacggcacgtCGTGCTGTCTCGCCGTGCCGTCacgtgccgtctctgtgctgCGGCAGCTGGACGTCGCGTGCTGTCGTGGATGCCGCCATCTCGTGCCGTCACGGGGACGTCTCTGTGCCGACACGTTGTTATCTGGGAATAGTGTAATACTGAAGAACCTAACCTATTTTGCCTGCTTGGTGCCTTCGCTCGATGCGGCGCTGACAAACACGCTACTTTTGTTCGACACAGCGAAATACCGAGAACCATAACTGTCACAAAACTTTTACAGATCACGTTTCAAAATGCCTAAAGTAACAAGTTATTTGAAAACAGTTAAGGCAAAGCCGTATTACAAGCAGCATTACAGGAAAGAAATATCGAAAAGGTATATCGAATTTTCAGCTTACTTTCGCGTATTAACGTAACGAACGTATGGTTTCTTCAATAAAGGTTGGCTCACGAAAGCGCCAGataattctgaaaaaaaagaagcctaTTGTGTGGTTTGCAAAGCGTTTTTAGCCGCTCAGTATACAAATTTAACAGACCATGCTGAAACTAAAAAACATGTAGGAGCAATGgtaagagaaaaagaagcagtATCGTTgccaaaaattgataaatatgCAAAGCCTGCTTTAACTAAAGCGAGAAAAATTGTCGAACTCAAGTTGGCCTTTTTTACGGCTGAACACACATCCGTTCAAACAATAAATCATTTGTCTACAGTCATTAAAAGCTTGGATCCCCAGTCTTCTGTTTTGCCAGAAATCCATCAGCTGCATCGGACGAAGTGTACTGCTCTAATTAAGAacaatctttctctctccataCTCGAAGAATTACTCGGCGATATTGGAGATTCCTtcttttctttaattattgACGAATCAACGGCGA is from Nasonia vitripennis strain AsymCx chromosome 1, Nvit_psr_1.1, whole genome shotgun sequence and encodes:
- the LOC103318074 gene encoding uncharacterized protein LOC103318074; this translates as MRKDPYHRLKGGPHPHPHYHLKGWLYPVPLLPLPLRFSCAKLMSLSVPMRQQYYELREAVSKGYMTRMEAIDFLEYQLPALYYNYDYQRMIATQALEILQECAAEKMNCWMHSLIELVIQIGEFCDPGLEFTGDREILDTLIRVSKYLKPLDSGFTPTYE